The Zestosphaera sp. genome includes a window with the following:
- a CDS encoding nicotinate phosphoribosyltransferase: MRFYIAREEDILSGKITDIYFVRTKRIIKAKGLEGLRVRMEVHVLNLPEGYQWAVYAGLEEAIHLLEGRPLTVYSLPEGTLIGENTPVMVVEGNYYDMCEFETPLLGILRHYTSVVTKAARFKRLALDKTFFYFGLRSAHPAIHPMLDRAAYIGGMDGVSGAFNAETLGVKPSGTMPHALILMFDDEVAAWKAFDEVVEPDVPRIALVDTYNDERFSTVEAVKALDERLHGVRIDTPRSRRGDIKAIVEEIKWTLKVLGKERVKIYVSGGLNEETIKKLRSLVDGFGVGTSITFPPSVDLSMDIVEKQHNGVWTPHTKKGKWPGAKKVWRCGTLNYEITPFNSKPQTCSEDIMVEWIREGKVVRELPSPPDIRNYVINQLREAPEPL, translated from the coding sequence GTGAGATTCTATATAGCGAGGGAGGAGGACATACTGAGCGGTAAGATAACCGACATCTACTTCGTCAGAACCAAGAGAATCATAAAGGCCAAGGGTCTAGAGGGTTTAAGGGTTAGGATGGAGGTACATGTTCTGAACCTGCCTGAGGGCTACCAGTGGGCGGTGTATGCGGGGCTTGAGGAAGCCATCCACCTGCTCGAGGGCAGGCCCCTGACAGTATACTCGCTCCCTGAAGGCACATTGATAGGCGAGAACACCCCGGTCATGGTGGTTGAAGGCAACTACTACGATATGTGCGAGTTCGAGACCCCTCTCCTCGGCATTTTAAGACACTATACATCAGTGGTCACTAAGGCGGCTAGGTTCAAGAGACTGGCCCTGGATAAGACCTTCTTCTACTTCGGTCTAAGGAGTGCTCATCCTGCGATTCACCCCATGCTTGATAGGGCCGCCTACATAGGCGGGATGGACGGAGTGTCTGGAGCTTTTAACGCAGAGACGCTGGGAGTTAAGCCCTCTGGCACCATGCCTCACGCGTTGATACTCATGTTCGACGACGAGGTGGCTGCCTGGAAGGCCTTCGACGAGGTCGTCGAGCCCGATGTGCCTAGGATAGCCCTTGTGGACACATATAATGACGAGAGATTCTCAACTGTTGAAGCCGTTAAGGCTCTTGACGAGAGACTTCACGGAGTGAGGATAGACACCCCCAGAAGCAGAAGAGGGGACATCAAAGCCATTGTGGAAGAGATAAAGTGGACCTTAAAGGTACTTGGTAAAGAGCGAGTCAAAATATACGTGAGTGGAGGGCTCAACGAGGAAACCATTAAGAAATTGAGGAGCCTTGTCGACGGCTTCGGCGTTGGCACATCCATAACCTTCCCACCTTCGGTGGATTTGAGCATGGACATAGTTGAGAAGCAGCACAACGGTGTGTGGACCCCGCACACGAAGAAAGGTAAGTGGCCTGGTGCTAAGAAAGTGTGGAGATGCGGCACCCTGAACTACGAGATAACGCCGTTTAACAGCAAACCCCAGACATGTAGTGAGGACATTATGGTTGAGTGGATCAGGGAGGGTAAGGTCGTCCGGGAGTTACCCTCACCTCCAGACATCAGGAACTACGTCATAAATCAGCTTAGGGAAGCCCCGGAACCCCTCTAG
- a CDS encoding nitroreductase family protein translates to MRETCTEFLLTRRSVRVFKEEEVPLEALLKAIDVARYAPSARNSQPWRFIIIRDAGRLKELSKILQHARPLSNAKAAVLVLANTEESPTSYMVDASLAAMYFWLALHCAGLGAVWIQTLRNVEELRRFADVPPNYIPIALFAIGWPAEQPEPRKRKDVGEIVYLERYGSMLGR, encoded by the coding sequence ATGCGTGAGACATGCACTGAATTCCTCCTCACGCGGAGGAGCGTGAGAGTCTTTAAAGAAGAGGAAGTGCCTCTAGAGGCCCTACTGAAGGCCATCGACGTAGCTAGGTATGCGCCCAGCGCGCGCAACAGTCAACCCTGGAGATTCATCATAATACGTGATGCGGGAAGACTTAAAGAGCTCTCCAAGATACTCCAGCACGCTAGACCACTGTCCAACGCTAAGGCAGCTGTGTTAGTCCTCGCGAACACGGAAGAGTCGCCGACATCATACATGGTTGACGCATCACTTGCCGCAATGTACTTCTGGCTTGCGTTGCACTGCGCAGGTTTGGGCGCTGTCTGGATCCAGACGTTAAGGAATGTGGAGGAGCTACGCAGATTTGCCGACGTGCCGCCTAACTACATCCCGATAGCGCTCTTTGCGATAGGTTGGCCGGCCGAGCAACCGGAGCCGAGGAAGAGAAAAGACGTGGGTGAGATCGTCTACCTAGAGAGATATGGCTCAATGCTGGGCAGGTGA
- the mgtE gene encoding magnesium transporter, which produces MWTLLSVELSEILERVEELVEGGDIAALKNFLSGLDPHVIKDVLERLEPSLRSKIIPHIPLLSMSSVISKFSEDLLHEIASLKGIDELIELIGRIPIDEAVDLIQKLPPKVAAKTLNALPVQKAREISELLKYPPESVGGIMTTRIPIFRAVAVVDEVVREYIARESAGAYDKHSYLYAVDEGGKLVGWIEVKALLTKPRSKLLRDVVSKPPATVNAISDREVAAKLAVTYDVVELPVVNGEGKLLGIVTLDDVLDVAIAEFSEDLVKFGGFTDVIKGSYMSADIKSILTRRVPPILFLYLMNAITGSIVASFVGIIERVAVLAAFLPMLSDNSGNIGSQASTFIIRSLALGEVKPKDVLKILRKEVLTSLAMASILLPVAFAIAFTITWFFYSGELLHALYVGLVVGTALLVSMLLADVIGALLPVALAKYRVDPAGVSAPLITTIGDIVTSVTYFTIAMYILVST; this is translated from the coding sequence GTGTGGACGTTGTTAAGTGTGGAGCTCTCAGAGATCCTGGAGAGGGTTGAGGAGCTGGTTGAGGGGGGCGACATAGCTGCTCTGAAGAATTTTTTAAGTGGTTTGGACCCGCACGTAATTAAGGACGTCTTGGAACGGCTAGAGCCCAGCTTGAGGAGTAAGATAATACCTCACATCCCTCTGCTGAGTATGAGTTCCGTCATATCCAAGTTTAGTGAGGACTTGCTGCATGAGATAGCGTCTCTGAAGGGCATAGACGAATTAATTGAGTTGATTGGCAGGATCCCTATAGATGAGGCCGTTGACTTAATTCAGAAGCTACCTCCTAAGGTAGCTGCCAAGACCCTTAACGCACTGCCTGTTCAGAAGGCAAGGGAGATCTCGGAGTTACTTAAGTACCCCCCTGAGAGTGTTGGAGGCATCATGACTACGAGAATACCTATCTTCAGAGCCGTAGCAGTGGTTGATGAGGTGGTCAGGGAGTACATAGCTAGGGAGAGTGCTGGAGCTTACGACAAGCACAGCTACCTGTATGCGGTGGATGAGGGGGGTAAGCTGGTCGGGTGGATCGAGGTCAAGGCACTTCTGACTAAGCCGAGGAGTAAGTTACTCAGGGATGTTGTTAGTAAGCCCCCGGCAACCGTTAACGCAATATCTGACCGTGAAGTAGCTGCCAAGCTTGCCGTAACTTACGATGTGGTCGAGCTACCGGTCGTGAATGGGGAGGGGAAGTTATTGGGGATCGTCACCCTGGATGACGTACTCGACGTTGCCATAGCCGAGTTCTCCGAGGACTTGGTTAAGTTCGGCGGCTTCACGGACGTTATCAAAGGCAGTTACATGAGTGCTGACATAAAGTCGATCCTCACTCGTAGAGTTCCCCCTATATTATTCCTCTACTTAATGAATGCCATAACTGGAAGCATCGTGGCGTCCTTTGTTGGGATCATTGAGAGGGTGGCGGTGCTCGCGGCATTCTTGCCAATGCTCTCGGACAACTCAGGCAATATAGGGTCTCAAGCATCGACCTTCATAATAAGGAGTCTCGCCCTAGGTGAGGTGAAGCCTAAAGACGTCCTCAAGATACTCCGCAAGGAAGTCCTAACCTCGTTAGCCATGGCTTCAATACTGCTTCCAGTAGCTTTCGCCATCGCCTTCACAATAACTTGGTTCTTCTACAGCGGGGAACTGCTTCACGCCCTATACGTAGGGCTAGTAGTCGGCACAGCCCTCCTAGTCTCAATGCTCCTGGCGGACGTCATCGGAGCTCTGTTGCCGGTCGCCCTAGCAAAATACCGTGTGGATCCAGCAGGAGTCTCAGCACCCTTAATAACGACCATAGGTGACATAGTGACATCAGTAACTTACTTCACAATAGCCATGTACATCCTGGTCTCAACCTAA